GGCGGATCGTGCTGACCGTCAGTTCACTGTTGATGCCGTTGTTCTTCATCACCGGCTGGTTGCTGTACCTGGATCGCCGTCGCAAAAAACGCCAGGTGCGCGACGCTCGCCAGCGCCTCGGCGCCAACCCCAGCGATGCCTCGGCGTGGCTGATCGGCTTTGCCAGCCAGAGCGGTTTCGCCGAACAACTGGCCTGGCAGACCGCCGGGCAACTGCAGGCTGCCGGCCTGCCGGTGAAAGTGCAGGCGCTGGGCAGCGTCAGCGCGGATGAGCTGCGCCAGGCGCACAACGCGCTGTTCGTGGTCAGCACCTTCGGCGACGGTGAAGCGCCCGACAATGCCCGTGGCTTCGAGCGCAGCGTGCTCGGCCAGGGCCTGTCGCTCAAGGGCTTGAACTACTCGGTGCTGGCCCTCGGCGATCGCCAATACCCGCACTTTTGCGGCTTCGCCCGGCGTCTGCATTTCTGGCTGACCAACCAGGGCGGCACAGCGTTATTCGCCCCGGTGGAAGTGGACAGCGGCGACACCCACGCATTGCTGCACTGGCAGCAACAGTTGGGCGAACTGACCGGCCACGCCCCGGCCGCCGCCTGGCCAAGCACCCAGTACGAACACTGGACACTGAGCCAGCGCACCCTGCTCAACCCCGGCAGCGTCGGCGCGGGCGTGTACCTGCTGGGCCTCACGTCGACGTCGTCGCAGCACTGGGACGCCGGCGACCTGGTGGAAATCCTGCCGCGCAACGCCCCGTCGGCAGTCGAGCACTTTCTGGCGGGCCTGGGCCTGCAAGGCAGCGACGGCGTACTGATCGAAGGGCTGGCACAAACCCTCGACCGGGCCCTGGCCACTCGCCAGTTGCCGGACAACCGCGCGCACCTGGTCGGCCTGCACGCCCAGGCGCTGGTGGACGCCTTGGTGCCGCTGGGCATGCGCGAATACTCCATCGCCTCGATTGCCGGCGACGGTGTGCTCGAATTGATCGTACGTCAGGAACGCCACGCCGACGGCCGCCTGGGCCTGGGCTCGGGCTGGCTCACCGAACACGCGCCCCTCGGCGGCGCGATCAGCCTGCGTCTGCGACGCAACAGTGGCTTCCACCTGCCGGACGCGCCGGTGCCGCTGATCCTGCTGGGCAACGGCACCGGGCTGGCCGGCCTGCGCAGCTTGCTTAAAGCGCGCATTGCCCAAGGCCAGCAGCGCAACTGGCTGGTGTTCGGCGAACGCAATATCGCCCACGACTACCTGTGCCGGGACGAGCTGCAAGGCTGGCTGGCCAGCGGCGATCTGGCGCTGTTGGACCTGGCGTTCTCCCGCGATCAGGCAGAGAAAATCTACGTGCAGGATCGCCTGCGCGAGTCGGCGGATGTACTGCGCAGATGGCTGGCCGATGGCGCGGCGATTTATGTGTGCGGCAGCTTGCAGGGGATGGCTGCCGGGGTGGATCAGGCGCTGGTGGATATCCTCGGCCGTGAGGCGGTGGAGCGCTTGATCGAACAAGGCCGCTATCGCCGCGACGTCTACTGAGGTCACCCAATGTGGGATTGCATTTCAAGTCAGTGTTCTGTGCCAGTGGCGCTTTTTCAAACACCACTTCAGGCCCGGCGACAAACTCCCAGAACGGCTCGAAATCCTGGAGCGCCGCGCGATCCACTGTGGGAGGGGGCTTGCCCCCGATAGCGGTGGATCGCTCGTCTGATAAATGACTGTCACACCGTCATCGGGGGCAAGCCCCCTCCCACATTGGAATTGCATTTCAAGTCAGTGTTCTGTGCCGGTGGCGCTTATTCGAACACCACTTCAGGCCCGGCGACAAACTCCCGGAACGGCTCGAAATCCTGGAACGCCGCGCAATCCACTGTGGGAGGGGGCTTGCCCCCGATAGCGGTGGATCGCTCGTCTGATAAATGACTGTCACACCGTCATCGGGGGCAAGCCCCCTCCCACATTGGGATTGCATTTCAAGTCAGTGTTCTGTGCCGGTGGCGCTTTTTCGAACACCACTTCAGGCCCGGCGACAAACTCCCCGGAACGGCTCGAAATCCTGGAACGCCGCGCGATCCACTGTGGGAGGGGGCTTGCCCCCGATAGCGGTGGATCGCTCGTCTGATAAATGACTGTCACACCGTCATCGGGGGCAAGCCCCCTCCCACATTGGGATTGCATTTCAAGTCAGTGTTCTGTGCCGGTGGCGCTTTTTCGAACACCACTTCAGGCCCGGCGACAAACTCCCGGAACGGCTCGAAATCCTGGAGCGCCGCGCGATCCACTGTGGGAGGGGGCTTGCCCCCGATAGCGGTGGATCGCTCGTCTGATAAACGACTGTCACACCGTCATCGGGGGCAAGCCCCCTCCCACATTGGGATTGCATTTCAAGTCAGTGTTCTGTGCCGGTGGCGCTTTTTCGAACACCACTTCAGGCCCGGCGACAAACTCCCGGAGCGGCTCGAAATCCTGGAACGCCGCGCGATCCACTGTGGGAGGGGGCTTGCCCCCGATAGCGGTGGATCGCTCGTCTGATAAATGACTGTCACACCGTCATCGGGGGCAAGCCCCCTCCCACATTGGGATTGCATTTCAAGTCAGTGTTCTGTGCCGGTGGCGCTTTTTCGAACACCACTTCAGGCCCGGCGACAAACTCCCAGAACGGCTCGAAATCCTGGAACGCTGCGCAATCCACTGTGGGAGGGGGCTTGCCCCCGATAGCGGTGGATCGCTCGTCTGATAAACGACTGTCACACCGTCATCGGGGGCAAGCCCCCTCTCACATTGGAATTGCATTTCAAGTCAGGTGGGTTGCAACTTCTGTTCGAATACCGAGACTCCATCCAAGTCGCGCAGGATCACCGTCAACTCCCCCGTCTGGCCATCGATATTCACCTCGCCAAAAAACTGAAACCCTGCAAACGGCGAGGTGTTCTGCGCCGGTGGCGCTTTTTCGAACACCACTTCAGGCCCAAACGTTTTATCCAGCGGATTGGGCCCGAAGCTGCCGGCGTTCAACGGCCCGGCGACGAACTCCCAGAACGGTTCAAAATCCTGGAACGCGGCGCGATCGGGATGGTAGTGGTGCGCGGCGCAGTAGTGCACATCGGCTGTCAGCCACACATGGTTACGCACCTGCTGTGCGCGCAGAAAACCCAGTAACTCAGCGATTTCCAGCTCGCGCCCCTGGGCCGGGCCTGGATCATTGTTGGCAATGGCCTCCCAGCGCGGCACGCCGGGGCTGACTTCGCCGTCGGGCACGCCCAGGCCGATAGGCATGTCGGCGGCGATGACTTTCCATTGCGCCGTTGAACCCTTGAGTTCGCCCTTGAGCCAGTCCAATTGTTCACGACCGAGAAACGGTTTGGCCGCCCCCAGGTTGTCATCATTCGGGCCACGGTAGCTGCGCATGTCGAGCACAAATACATCCAGCAGCGGGCCATAACTGAGCTTGCGATAGATGCGCCCGCCGCCGTCGGCGCTTTGGCGGCGCATCGGCGAATACTCCAGCCAGGCCTGGCGTGCACGGCCTACGAGCGTGTTGATATCGCGGGTCTGGTAGCGCTCGTCCAACTGCTTGCTCGACGACCAGTTGTTGATTACCTCGTGGTCGTCCCACTGCCAGATCTGCGGCACCTCGGCGTTGAAACGGCGCACGTTTTCATCCATGAGGTTGTAGCGATAGTTGCCGCGGTATTCGTCCAGGGTTTCGGCGACTTTGCTCTTGGCTTGGGTGGTGATATTGCGCCAGATGCGCCCGCTTTCGGTCGCCAGTTGTGCCGGCACCGGGCCGTCGGCGTAGATGGTGTCGCCGCTGTGGATAAAGAAGTCCGGCAGACGCAGGCGCATGGCTTCGTAGATGCGCATGCCGCCGATATCCGGGTTGATGCCGAAGCCCTGGCCGACGGTGTCGCCGCTCCACACGAAGCGAATATCGCGGCGCTGTTGCGGCACGCTGCGCAGATGGCCGAACCACGGTTCGCTGGCAACGCCGCTCTGGGCGTCTTCGAAGTGCACACGGTAGAAAATCGCCTGGTCGGCGGGCAACCCGGTGAGTTCGACGCGGGCGGTGAAGTCCGTGCGGCTGTCGGCCAGCGGCGAGACGAAACGGCGCGGGTTGCTGAACACACTGCGGGTGTCCCATTCCACCACCATCCGCGCCGGGCGGTCGCTGCGGCTCCAGATCATCGCGCGGTCGCCCAGCAGATCGCCGGACTGCACGCCATCGGTGAGTTGCGGCCGGTCCTTGACCGACGCAATCACCGCCGGCGCCAGGCCCGGCAGTAACAGACCGGCGCCGACGGCTTGCATCACGCGGCGACGGCCCAGATCGAAGTGGCTCATGCAGGTGCCCTCTTGAGTCTCAAAAGAGGCACTTAACCATACGGGAATGAAGCGGATATGACACTCACCCTGCGCTGAGCCGAGATCCAAATGTGGAGGGGCTTGCCCCCTTCCACATGTTCAGGCCCTGCCGGACCGTGTCAGGCGTTGGCCGGCGCGACGCTCAGCTCCACCACTTCCGCCCGCTTGATCAGCGCATACACCACCCCGGTCAGCAGGCTGCCCGCAACGATCGCCAGCAGATACAGCAACGCATGGTTGATCGCATTCGGGATCACCAGCACAAACAAACCACCGTGGGGCGCAGCCAGTACGCAGCCGAAGTACATCGACAGCGCGCCGGTCAACGCACCGCCGGCGATGCTCGCCGGGATCACGCGCAGCGGGTCCTTGGCGGCGAAAGGGATCGCACCTTCGGAGATAAAGCACATACCGAGGATCATCGCGGCCTTGCCGGCTTCGCGTTCGGTCTGGGCGAATTTGCGCCGCGCCAGCAGCGTGGCGATGCCCATGCCGATGGGCGGCACCATGCCGGCGGCCATGGTCGCGGCCATCGGCGCGCCGCTATGGGCGGCCAGCAGGCCGACCGAAAATGCATACGCAGCCTTGTTGATCGGCCCCCCCAGGTCCACGCACATCATGCCGCCCAGCAGAATGCCCAGCAGCACGGCATTGGTGGTGCCCATGGTGCTGAGGAACTCAGTCAGGCCGCTGAGCATGCGCGCCACCGGCGGGCCCACCAGGTAGATCATCGCCAGGCCGGTGAACAGGCTCGCCAGCAACGGGATGATCAGAATCGGCTTGAGGGCTTCCATGCTCTGCGGCAGGCGCACCACGCGCGTGACCCCTTTGACGCAGTAACCGGCCAGGAAACCGGCAAAAATGCCGCCGATAAAGCCCGCGCCCAAAGTACCGGCGAGCAGGCCGCCAATCATGCCCGGCGCGATCCCCGGACGGTCGGCAATCGAATAGGCGATATAACCGGCCAGCAGCGGCACCATCAAGGTAAACGCGCTGTTGCCGACGGTTTTCAACGCCGCCGCCAGGGTGCCTTCCTGTTCGAACGCATGGATGCCGAACGCAAACGACAGGGCGATCAGCAAGCCGCCCGCCACCACCATCGGCAACATGAACGACACACCAGTAAGCAGGTGCTTATAGACCCCGGTTTTTTCCGGCTTGGCTACCGCTGCACCGGCCGCGCTCTCCACCGTGCCTTCGGCCAGGGCTTTGTTCAGGGTCGCTTCCGATTGTTTGAGGGCAATACCGGTGCCGCAACGGTAAATCTTCTTGCCGGCAAAGCGTTCGGTGGCCACTTCGATATCCGCCGCCAGCAGCACTACGTCGGCCTTGGCAATGGCTTCGGCGCTCAGCGGCGTACGCGCGCCCACCGAGCCCTGGGTCTCGACCTGCAAATCGTAACCCAGGCGCTTGGCCGTCTGCTGCAAGGCTTCGGCGGCCATAAAGGTATGGGCCACGCCGGTCGGGCACGCGGTGATGGCGACGATGCGCGGGGCGTTTTTCGCCGCCACGGGTGCCTGGCTGGCGACATACACCTGGGCCTCTTCAGCGCCGCGACGCAACACCGCCTCCACATCCGCCAACGCCTGGGCCGGTGTGCTCTGGAACACGCGCTTGCCGACGAAGCGCTGCATATCCACCGGCGTGCTGCTGACCAGCAACACCCACTCGGCGGCGGCCAGGGTCGCTTCGGATAACGCACGCTCGGGGTGTTGCACATCCACTACTTCGACACTGGTGCTCCAGCCCTGGCGTTGCGCGGCGGCGTCCAGCAAGCGGGCGCACAGCACACTGGTGACCATGCCGTTGGGGCAGGCAGTAACAATGGCTAACTTCATGACTAACCCTCTTATTGTTCTGTGAGCGGGCGTACATCGACGCCGCTTTGCAGATGCGCCAACTGCGCGTCATCGCTGATGCCGAAACCGATCTGCGTCACGGCCATCGCGGCAATCGCCGTGGCGCGACGCAGGGTCTGCTCGGGCGCCTCGTCACTGAGCAGACCGTGCAACATGCCGGCCAGCAACGAGTCGCCGGCGCCCACGGTGCTGGCCACGCTGACCTTGGGTGGCGTGGCATGCAGCGCCACCGTCGGGCTGAACCAGTTCACACCGTCGGCGCCATGGGACACCACTACATGCTCCACGCCCTGAGCGTGCAGGCGCTGCGCGGCCTGGCGTTGCTGTTCGAGGGAGCCAGTCGAGCAGTCGAGGGCATCGGCCAGTTCTTCGGTGTTCGGTTTGACCAACCACGGTCCGGCGCGCAGGCCGGCACGCAGCGCCTCGCCGCTGGTGTCCAGGGCGACTTTCAAACCGAGGCCCTTCAACTGCACCAACACATCGTGCAACCACTGCGCACTGACGCCACGCGGCAAGCTGCCGGCGACCACCACCGCATCGTGAACGGGAGCGATCAGAGTGAGCTGGTTGAGTAAGGCCTGTTGCGCCTGCTCGCTCACCAGCGGCCCCGGTGCATTGATGTCGGTGACGCGACCGTCCTGCTCGGCGATCTTGATATTGCTGCGGGTTTCCCCCGGCACGCGGATAAACGCGTCGGCAAAACCACGACGGGCGATCAGCGCTTCAAAGGCCTGCGGGTTATCCGCACCGAGAAAACCGCCCACGGTCAGCTGATGCCCCAGGTCGGCCAGTACCTGCGCCACATTCACGCCCTTGCCGGCAGCGTGGGTCAGCAGGGTTTCGCTGCGGTTGACTTCACCCGGTTCCAGGCGGGCCAGGCGCACCGTGAGATCCAACGCCGGGTTCAGCGTCAGGGTCAGAATCCTTGCCATTTACACCGCCTCCACGAGGGCTCGCACATCGGCGGGGGAACCTGCCGCCAGTGCTTGTTGTGCCAGGCGCTGGGCCTGGCTCAGACTGAATTCGCGCACACGCGCCTTCACTTCGGGAATGCTGCGCGCCGACACGCTCAGCTCGTCCACCCCCAGGCCCACCAGCACCGGCACCGCCAACGGGTCCGCCGCCAGTTCGCCGCACACGCCAACCCATTTGCCATGGGCATGGGCGGCGCGCACGGTGATATCGATCAATTGCAACACCGCCGGGTGCAAGCCATCGGCCTGGGCCGACAAGGTCGGGTGGCCACGGTCGATGGCCAGGGTGTATTGGGTCAGGTCGTTGGTGCCGACACTGAAAAAGTCCACTTCCTTGGCCAGCACCGGCGCCAGCAAGGCCGCCGACGGCACTTCGATCATGATCCCCAGTTGCAGGTCGGCCACCGGGATTTCCAGGCGCAGGCGCTCGGTCATATCACGGGCGGCGCGCCACTCGTCGACGCTGCCGACCATGGGAAACATGATGCGCAGCGGGCGGTTGTCCGCCGAGCGCAACAGCGCGCGCAATTGCGCTTCCATGATCTGCGGGCGCTGCAAGGTCAGGCGGATGCCGCGCACACCCAGGAAAGGGTTTTCTTCCTCGGCAATCGGCCAGTAAGGCAAGGGCTTGTCGCCGCCCACATCAAGGGTGCGCACCACCAGTGGGCGTCCGCCGAGGCCGTCGAGCACGCGGCGGTATTCGGCCTCCTGGGTGGCTTCATCCGGGGCTTGCGGATGGGCCATGAAAATCAGCTCGGTGCGCAACAGGCCGATGCCTTCGGCGCCCTGCTCCACCGCAGCAGCAACGCCGGCGCTCTCGCCGATGTTGGCGAACACTTCCACCGCATGCCCGTCACGGGTCAGCGCCGGTTCGTGGCGCTGGGCCGAGGCCGCCTGCAAGCGTTGTTCACGGGTATCGCGCTCGACGGTGGCGCGTTGCAGGGTGGCTGTGTCGGGGTCCACATGCAGGCGCCCGCGCTGGCCATCCAGCAGCAGCGGCGTACCGGCGGCAAGCAGCAGCACCGCCGAGCCGGCGCCGACCAGCGCGGGGATGCCGAGCGCGCGGGCGACGATGGCGCTGTGGGCCGTGGCGCCGCCGCGAGCGGTGAGGATACCGGCGACGCGGGCCGGGTCCAGGCGCGCCACGTCGGAGGGGCCGACCTCGTCCATTACCAGGATGTAAGGTTCGTTCGGTTCCTGCGCGGTTTCGACGCCGCACAGTTGCGCCAGCACTCGGCGGCCGACATCGCGCAGGTCGGCGGCACGCTCGGCGAGCAGCGCATCCTGCAACGATTCCTGCTGTTTGGCGGCGGCCTCAATTACGCTCATCCACGCGGCTTCGGCGCTTTCGCCTTGCTTGAGGCGCGTGTCGACTTCGTCGGTGAGTTCCGGGTCGTCGAGCATTTCCTGGTGGGTGATGAAAATCTCGCGGATCGCCTTGGACGGGCTGCGCTCGATCAGGCCGTGGATATCACCACGCACGTCGGCAAGGGCGGCCTGCAGACGCTGACGCTCAATCGCGCACGACTCGCCGCGCAACGGGTAGTCGAACACCTGCTGGGCCTGGACATGGGCCGGGCCGATAGCAATTCCCGGCGCAGCGGCGATCGCCTGGAGCTGGCTGCCTGACGCTGGCGCGCTGATCACCGGTTCTATGTCCACGGTTGCGGGTTGCGCGCTGACGGTCGGCAGCGGCTCGATCGCCTCACCGAGCCCCTCTTCTACCGCCGCCAACAGTGCCGGCAACGCATCACCAGCAATGCCGGGTTCGGCGACAAACTCCAACACCTGACCGCGGCGAGCGCCGAGGCTGAGCAGCTTGCTCAGGCTCTTGACCGACACCGCGGTGGCCGGGCCGTCGATGACGCGCACGCGGATATCGCCGTCAAAACTTTTGGCCAACTGCGCGAGGATCTTCGCCGGCCGCGCATGCAGGCCGTGGGCGTTGGCCAGGGTGATGCGCGCGCTCGGCCAGTCCGCCGGCAGTTCGCCGCCCAGTACTTCAAGCACCGCGCGACTGCTGGTGGCGCGGCCCAGTTCCTGGCCACGGCCTTCGATCAGCAGCGCACACAAACGCTCAAGCAGGGCCTGGTGCGCTTCGCCCAGGCTGGCCAGGCAAAACAGGCCGTTGAGCGGCTGGCCAAGGTAACGCATGGGTTTGTCCGGGGTGACGAACGCCAGGCCCGGACGTTTGACGGTTTGCTCGCTGTGCAGCCACCACAGGCCATCGCCCAATG
The sequence above is drawn from the Pseudomonas quebecensis genome and encodes:
- the ptsP gene encoding phosphoenolpyruvate--protein phosphotransferase — its product is MLELTVEQISMGQVAVDKSAALHLLADTLVADGLVAEGYLSGLQAREAQGSTFLGQGIAIPHGTPETRDQVFSTGVRLLQFPEGVDWGDGQVVYLAIGIAAQSDEHLRLLQLLTRALGETDLGEALRRAASAQALLKLLQGAPQELALDAQMISLGVSADDFEELVWRGARLLRQADCVSNGFAAVLQQVDALPLGDGLWWLHSEQTVKRPGLAFVTPDKPMRYLGQPLNGLFCLASLGEAHQALLERLCALLIEGRGQELGRATSSRAVLEVLGGELPADWPSARITLANAHGLHARPAKILAQLAKSFDGDIRVRVIDGPATAVSVKSLSKLLSLGARRGQVLEFVAEPGIAGDALPALLAAVEEGLGEAIEPLPTVSAQPATVDIEPVISAPASGSQLQAIAAAPGIAIGPAHVQAQQVFDYPLRGESCAIERQRLQAALADVRGDIHGLIERSPSKAIREIFITHQEMLDDPELTDEVDTRLKQGESAEAAWMSVIEAAAKQQESLQDALLAERAADLRDVGRRVLAQLCGVETAQEPNEPYILVMDEVGPSDVARLDPARVAGILTARGGATAHSAIVARALGIPALVGAGSAVLLLAAGTPLLLDGQRGRLHVDPDTATLQRATVERDTREQRLQAASAQRHEPALTRDGHAVEVFANIGESAGVAAAVEQGAEGIGLLRTELIFMAHPQAPDEATQEAEYRRVLDGLGGRPLVVRTLDVGGDKPLPYWPIAEEENPFLGVRGIRLTLQRPQIMEAQLRALLRSADNRPLRIMFPMVGSVDEWRAARDMTERLRLEIPVADLQLGIMIEVPSAALLAPVLAKEVDFFSVGTNDLTQYTLAIDRGHPTLSAQADGLHPAVLQLIDITVRAAHAHGKWVGVCGELAADPLAVPVLVGLGVDELSVSARSIPEVKARVREFSLSQAQRLAQQALAAGSPADVRALVEAV
- a CDS encoding PTS fructose-like transporter subunit IIB, yielding MKLAIVTACPNGMVTSVLCARLLDAAAQRQGWSTSVEVVDVQHPERALSEATLAAAEWVLLVSSTPVDMQRFVGKRVFQSTPAQALADVEAVLRRGAEEAQVYVASQAPVAAKNAPRIVAITACPTGVAHTFMAAEALQQTAKRLGYDLQVETQGSVGARTPLSAEAIAKADVVLLAADIEVATERFAGKKIYRCGTGIALKQSEATLNKALAEGTVESAAGAAVAKPEKTGVYKHLLTGVSFMLPMVVAGGLLIALSFAFGIHAFEQEGTLAAALKTVGNSAFTLMVPLLAGYIAYSIADRPGIAPGMIGGLLAGTLGAGFIGGIFAGFLAGYCVKGVTRVVRLPQSMEALKPILIIPLLASLFTGLAMIYLVGPPVARMLSGLTEFLSTMGTTNAVLLGILLGGMMCVDLGGPINKAAYAFSVGLLAAHSGAPMAATMAAGMVPPIGMGIATLLARRKFAQTEREAGKAAMILGMCFISEGAIPFAAKDPLRVIPASIAGGALTGALSMYFGCVLAAPHGGLFVLVIPNAINHALLYLLAIVAGSLLTGVVYALIKRAEVVELSVAPANA
- the pfkB gene encoding 1-phosphofructokinase is translated as MARILTLTLNPALDLTVRLARLEPGEVNRSETLLTHAAGKGVNVAQVLADLGHQLTVGGFLGADNPQAFEALIARRGFADAFIRVPGETRSNIKIAEQDGRVTDINAPGPLVSEQAQQALLNQLTLIAPVHDAVVVAGSLPRGVSAQWLHDVLVQLKGLGLKVALDTSGEALRAGLRAGPWLVKPNTEELADALDCSTGSLEQQRQAAQRLHAQGVEHVVVSHGADGVNWFSPTVALHATPPKVSVASTVGAGDSLLAGMLHGLLSDEAPEQTLRRATAIAAMAVTQIGFGISDDAQLAHLQSGVDVRPLTEQ
- a CDS encoding sulfite reductase flavoprotein subunit alpha — protein: MLKKTLFQLHWFFGITAGLVLALMGITGAAVSFQDEILRALNPSVLHVQKREAGVLPPAELVRKLEAVEGKTVAMLWVERDSGNAARVAFTPPPGERRGPMRYFDPYTGEYLGDAVGQDVLGFILQLHRFLAIGETGRQITGACTLILVFFCLSGLYLRWPRQVANWRAWLTLDWRKKGRSFNWDLHSVFGTWCLLFYLLAALTGLFWSYDWYSRGLTQLLSDAPQNERVRTRGPAPAGPAPVANYDAIWSSLYSNAGPDLSAYNIRMPGAAGQPATVYYLLSDSPHDRALNQINLDPATGEVQSHDRYAGKSLKAQLLTSIYALHTGSYFGLIGRIVLTVSSLLMPLFFITGWLLYLDRRRKKRQVRDARQRLGANPSDASAWLIGFASQSGFAEQLAWQTAGQLQAAGLPVKVQALGSVSADELRQAHNALFVVSTFGDGEAPDNARGFERSVLGQGLSLKGLNYSVLALGDRQYPHFCGFARRLHFWLTNQGGTALFAPVEVDSGDTHALLHWQQQLGELTGHAPAAAWPSTQYEHWTLSQRTLLNPGSVGAGVYLLGLTSTSSQHWDAGDLVEILPRNAPSAVEHFLAGLGLQGSDGVLIEGLAQTLDRALATRQLPDNRAHLVGLHAQALVDALVPLGMREYSIASIAGDGVLELIVRQERHADGRLGLGSGWLTEHAPLGGAISLRLRRNSGFHLPDAPVPLILLGNGTGLAGLRSLLKARIAQGQQRNWLVFGERNIAHDYLCRDELQGWLASGDLALLDLAFSRDQAEKIYVQDRLRESADVLRRWLADGAAIYVCGSLQGMAAGVDQALVDILGREAVERLIEQGRYRRDVY
- a CDS encoding alkaline phosphatase D family protein yields the protein MSHFDLGRRRVMQAVGAGLLLPGLAPAVIASVKDRPQLTDGVQSGDLLGDRAMIWSRSDRPARMVVEWDTRSVFSNPRRFVSPLADSRTDFTARVELTGLPADQAIFYRVHFEDAQSGVASEPWFGHLRSVPQQRRDIRFVWSGDTVGQGFGINPDIGGMRIYEAMRLRLPDFFIHSGDTIYADGPVPAQLATESGRIWRNITTQAKSKVAETLDEYRGNYRYNLMDENVRRFNAEVPQIWQWDDHEVINNWSSSKQLDERYQTRDINTLVGRARQAWLEYSPMRRQSADGGGRIYRKLSYGPLLDVFVLDMRSYRGPNDDNLGAAKPFLGREQLDWLKGELKGSTAQWKVIAADMPIGLGVPDGEVSPGVPRWEAIANNDPGPAQGRELEIAELLGFLRAQQVRNHVWLTADVHYCAAHHYHPDRAAFQDFEPFWEFVAGPLNAGSFGPNPLDKTFGPEVVFEKAPPAQNTSPFAGFQFFGEVNIDGQTGELTVILRDLDGVSVFEQKLQPT